One region of Mycolicibacterium insubricum genomic DNA includes:
- a CDS encoding ABC transporter permease, with the protein MLIAAIRDLQWRKRRFLIAVVGTAFVFAMTLVLTGLANGFRVEATRTVDSFGVDYFLIQDDVAGPFLGSTPFDQSKVAAAAKLPGVQAAAPLVYIGATARDNGTFKTMNLFGAPTDGPGMPTMTEGRAPVKVDEVAVSSTLDHHLGDTLTIGPHQVTVVGIVANSTVLARQPNLFLTVAGAQRMAFDGKPVISSIGIRGNPQQILPGFHAVDRAGAIADMMRPLKVAVNAISIMAGLLWLVAALIVGSIIYMSALERTRDFAVFKAIGVPSRSVLAGLVLQAVIIALVSAVFGVALSALLGPMFPMRVDVPEGAYLLLPAVAVGIGLLASVAGLRRAISVDPALAFGGP; encoded by the coding sequence ATGCTGATCGCCGCTATCCGTGATCTGCAGTGGCGCAAACGCAGGTTCCTGATCGCCGTCGTCGGCACCGCCTTCGTGTTCGCCATGACACTCGTCCTGACCGGGCTGGCCAACGGATTTCGGGTGGAGGCCACCCGCACGGTGGACTCGTTCGGCGTCGACTACTTCCTCATCCAGGACGACGTCGCCGGTCCGTTCCTGGGGTCGACGCCGTTCGATCAGAGCAAGGTGGCCGCCGCCGCGAAGCTGCCCGGTGTGCAGGCCGCCGCACCGCTGGTCTACATCGGTGCCACCGCGCGCGACAACGGCACCTTCAAGACCATGAACCTGTTCGGGGCGCCCACCGACGGGCCCGGCATGCCGACGATGACCGAGGGCCGGGCGCCGGTCAAGGTCGACGAGGTCGCGGTCTCCTCGACGCTTGACCACCACCTCGGTGACACGCTGACCATCGGCCCGCACCAGGTCACCGTCGTCGGCATCGTGGCGAATTCCACGGTCCTGGCCCGCCAGCCCAACCTGTTCCTCACCGTCGCCGGTGCACAGCGGATGGCATTCGACGGCAAGCCGGTCATCTCCTCGATCGGCATCCGCGGCAACCCGCAGCAGATCCTGCCTGGCTTCCACGCGGTGGACCGCGCCGGCGCGATCGCGGACATGATGCGCCCGCTGAAGGTCGCGGTGAACGCCATCTCGATCATGGCCGGCCTACTCTGGCTGGTCGCCGCGCTGATCGTCGGCTCGATCATCTACATGTCGGCGCTGGAGCGCACCCGCGACTTCGCCGTGTTCAAGGCGATCGGGGTGCCGTCGCGCTCGGTACTGGCGGGCCTGGTGCTCCAAGCCGTCATCATCGCGCTGGTCTCTGCGGTATTCGGCGTAGCCCTCTCGGCGCTGCTCGGGCCGATGTTCCCCATGCGCGTCGACGTCCCCGAGGGCGCCTATCTGCTGCTGCCGGCCGTCGCGGTGGGCATCGGGCTGCTGGCCAGCGTGGCCGGCTTGCGCCGCGCGATCAGCGTCGACCCCGCGCTGGCGTTCGGAGGTCCCTGA
- a CDS encoding ABC transporter ATP-binding protein, whose product MGDLSIRDLTVEYRNSADTIRPIDHFDLDLPAGSLAILLGPSGCGKTTLLSCLGGILSPTSGSIAFGDVEVTGLAPKELSEYRRNTVGIVFQAFNLVPSLTAIENVMVPMRAAGMGRRQSHKKAVELLDRVGLGERVNHRPGDLSGGQQQRVAVARAIALDPPLILADEPTAHLDFIQVEEVLRLIRGLASGDRVVVVATHDSRILPLADEVIELVPTVASVDREPETLTVPAGTTVFEQNTMGDLIYVVREGKFDIMRELGGGAAELLSTAGPGEYFGEIGPLFGLPRSASVRARTDGVLVGYTVQAFRKRLGATGVRDLIERKPVNLP is encoded by the coding sequence ATGGGCGATCTGAGCATCCGCGACCTGACGGTGGAATACCGCAACTCCGCCGACACCATCCGCCCGATCGACCATTTCGACCTGGACCTGCCGGCCGGATCGCTGGCAATCCTGCTGGGGCCCAGCGGTTGTGGGAAGACCACGCTACTGTCATGTCTGGGCGGCATCCTGAGCCCGACGTCGGGCAGCATCGCCTTCGGCGACGTGGAGGTCACCGGCCTGGCGCCGAAGGAACTCAGCGAATACCGACGCAACACCGTCGGGATCGTGTTCCAGGCGTTCAATCTGGTGCCCAGCCTCACCGCTATCGAGAACGTCATGGTGCCCATGCGTGCGGCCGGGATGGGCCGGCGCCAGTCGCACAAGAAGGCGGTGGAGCTGCTCGACCGGGTGGGCCTGGGCGAGCGGGTGAACCACCGGCCCGGCGACCTCAGCGGCGGGCAACAGCAGCGGGTGGCCGTCGCCCGTGCCATCGCGCTGGATCCGCCGCTCATCCTGGCCGACGAACCGACCGCGCACCTGGACTTCATCCAGGTCGAGGAGGTGCTGCGGCTGATCCGCGGGTTGGCGTCGGGGGATCGGGTGGTGGTGGTGGCCACCCACGACAGCCGCATCCTGCCGCTGGCCGACGAGGTGATCGAGCTGGTACCCACCGTGGCCAGCGTCGACCGGGAGCCGGAGACCCTCACGGTGCCCGCCGGCACGACGGTGTTCGAGCAGAACACCATGGGCGATCTCATCTACGTCGTCCGCGAGGGCAAGTTCGACATCATGCGGGAGCTGGGCGGGGGAGCCGCCGAGCTGCTCTCCACGGCCGGCCCGGGAGAGTACTTCGGTGAGATCGGCCCGCTGTTCGGGCTGCCTCGCTCGGCCTCGGTGCGCGCCCGCACCGATGGTGTCCTCGTTGGCTACACCGTGCAGGCGTTCCGAAAGCGTCTGGGCGCCACCGGGGTTCGCGATCTGATCGAACGCAAACCGGTCAACCTGCCCTGA